The following proteins are co-located in the Flectobacillus major DSM 103 genome:
- a CDS encoding sensor histidine kinase, with protein MQIRVSLTIRFILIVSSILLAVLLSIYLYTQYYLSESFYRRLSNRAETTAELFLVVDDVDSTLLRKISDKSKNALHSENITIYNQKKQKEFTTNERESIQLDEDLLAKIQIQKKYRFRHGRYHSIGIYFDQTTEPHIVLASAVDDYGREFMTRMRVIMLLLFLVVILWVSVAGWYYSGKAIAPIDEMGQKLNSIVPKNMHLRLAESDNQDEIDRLSHTINQLLDRVEETFQLQRMFVSNVSHELRNPLTKMSSQLEVSLLKQRSPAEYQKTMYSVLDDIQELIALTQNLLKLTKVDGAKQELLVDKIRVDELLWEIRSLLTKSNALYQIEILFDELPEDPDNLCILGNYALLKTAIVNLAENACKFSYDKKATIRLRYSDLDLRIAIEDKGIGIKEADLSYIFQPFYRSSQTTDIKGYGIGLSLVERIARMHGGNVEVASQPNIGTTFTLILPNSITF; from the coding sequence ATGCAAATCAGGGTTAGCCTTACTATTCGATTTATCCTTATTGTTTCATCAATACTTCTTGCGGTATTGTTGTCGATTTATCTGTACACTCAATATTACCTTAGCGAAAGTTTTTATCGCCGTTTATCAAATCGTGCCGAAACCACCGCCGAGCTTTTTTTGGTAGTTGACGACGTAGATTCTACCCTACTCCGCAAAATATCGGACAAAAGTAAGAATGCTCTTCACAGCGAAAATATTACGATTTATAACCAAAAAAAACAAAAAGAATTTACCACCAACGAGCGAGAAAGCATACAGCTTGACGAGGATTTGTTGGCCAAAATCCAAATCCAAAAAAAATACCGTTTCCGTCATGGAAGGTATCATTCTATAGGTATTTATTTTGACCAAACCACCGAGCCTCACATTGTATTGGCCAGTGCTGTTGATGACTATGGACGAGAATTTATGACCCGAATGCGAGTCATTATGTTATTGTTATTTTTGGTAGTAATATTGTGGGTATCGGTGGCAGGCTGGTATTATTCGGGCAAAGCCATTGCTCCAATTGATGAAATGGGGCAAAAACTCAATAGTATTGTACCCAAAAATATGCACCTACGCCTAGCTGAGAGCGATAATCAAGACGAAATAGATAGGCTATCGCATACTATCAATCAACTACTCGACCGAGTTGAAGAAACCTTCCAGCTACAGCGGATGTTTGTATCCAATGTTTCGCACGAATTGCGTAACCCTCTCACCAAGATGTCGTCGCAACTAGAGGTTAGCCTACTCAAACAACGAAGCCCCGCCGAATACCAAAAAACCATGTATTCGGTACTAGACGATATTCAGGAGCTAATCGCCCTTACCCAAAACTTACTTAAATTGACCAAAGTAGACGGAGCAAAGCAGGAACTTTTGGTTGACAAAATTAGGGTAGATGAGTTACTTTGGGAAATTAGAAGCTTGCTTACCAAAAGTAATGCCTTATACCAAATTGAAATTCTTTTCGACGAACTACCCGAAGACCCTGACAACCTTTGTATTTTGGGCAATTATGCCCTACTCAAAACAGCGATTGTCAACTTGGCAGAAAATGCTTGTAAGTTTTCGTACGACAAAAAGGCTACGATTCGCCTTCGGTATTCCGACCTCGACCTCCGTATTGCTATTGAAGACAAAGGTATAGGAATAAAAGAGGCAGATTTATCGTATATATTCCAGCCTTTTTACCGCAGTAGCCAAACCACTGATATTAAAGGCTATGGTATTGGGCTGTCGTTGGTAGAACGTATTGCAAGGATGCACGGTGGCAATGTAGAAGTAGCTTCACAGCCCAATATAGGCACTACCTTTACCCTCATTTTGCCCAACAGTATTACATTCTAA
- a CDS encoding response regulator transcription factor, which translates to MRILVVEDEPKTLHAIQQGLEENHYEVDIAYDGLIARQLALRNNYTLIITDVIMPGLNGFVLSRELRDAGIQTPILMLTALGETEDKVNGFDSGADQYLVKPFQFVELLARVRSLTKRGSKTLMTHQTLKFEDLEMNLDTKVVTREGQIIELTAREFTLLEYLMRNQGRVLSKVQLAENVWDIGFDTGTNFVEVYINYLRKKIDKNFEHKLIHTVFGMGYVLKKE; encoded by the coding sequence ATGAGAATCCTTGTTGTAGAAGACGAACCCAAAACCCTGCACGCTATTCAGCAGGGTTTAGAAGAAAACCATTACGAAGTAGATATTGCGTATGATGGGCTAATTGCACGCCAATTGGCCCTTCGCAACAACTATACCCTCATTATCACCGATGTGATAATGCCTGGCCTCAATGGTTTCGTATTGAGTCGAGAGTTAAGAGATGCGGGTATTCAAACGCCCATTTTGATGCTTACAGCTTTGGGCGAAACCGAAGACAAAGTCAACGGCTTTGATTCTGGTGCTGACCAATATTTGGTAAAACCATTTCAGTTTGTTGAGTTATTGGCACGAGTACGCTCGCTTACCAAACGTGGCTCAAAAACCCTCATGACCCACCAAACCCTCAAGTTTGAAGACCTAGAAATGAACCTCGACACCAAAGTGGTAACTCGTGAAGGACAAATAATAGAACTTACCGCTCGTGAGTTTACATTGCTCGAATACCTTATGCGAAACCAAGGACGAGTATTATCGAAAGTGCAACTAGCCGAAAATGTCTGGGATATTGGTTTTGATACTGGTACTAATTTTGTAGAAGTATATATTAATTATCTTCGTAAAAAAATCGACAAAAACTTTGAGCATAAGCTTATCCATACGGTATTTGGGATGGGCTATGTCCTCAAAAAAGAATAG
- a CDS encoding cation:proton antiporter domain-containing protein: MNTYIIVLVLASGVILSYIFNLIAKKFAIPSVLLLLGTGIGLGQLFGQQLLPATFINKTVEILGIVGLIMIILEASLDLELSRDKAGLIFRAFFAALFILLGSAFSIAFIIEQTTGESFRNCLVYATPLSIISSAIVIPSVENLIPHKREFIIYEASFSDILGILFFNYLIAEQGISIESAVVYGFNIIWSLLLSVGVALGLIYLLSRITLHLKYFLLFAVLLILYAAGKILHLPSLLIILFFGLLINNRRLIRPKVIVEGIQNTVFTEVENNLKSITAETAFLIRTFFFILFGYSMNINIFSQEEVWITGSLVVLALLAIRFIYLRFVQSQKNTMPELLLMPRGLITILLFYGIPTQFKLNTFNDGILFFVILITSILMMLGIMTAEKKNSIQSLSNDTIGEIV, from the coding sequence ATGAATACATACATTATTGTATTAGTATTGGCCAGTGGTGTCATTCTATCCTATATTTTTAATTTAATAGCCAAAAAATTTGCTATTCCTTCTGTATTATTACTATTGGGCACAGGTATTGGCCTTGGCCAATTGTTTGGGCAACAACTTTTGCCCGCTACATTTATCAACAAAACGGTAGAAATACTTGGTATTGTTGGACTTATCATGATTATTCTGGAGGCTAGCCTCGACCTCGAACTTAGCCGAGACAAAGCTGGGCTAATCTTTAGGGCATTTTTTGCGGCACTTTTCATTCTGCTAGGTTCGGCATTTTCTATTGCTTTTATTATCGAACAAACCACAGGTGAGTCGTTCCGCAATTGTTTGGTATATGCTACGCCTTTGTCTATTATTAGTAGTGCCATTGTCATTCCGAGTGTCGAAAACCTAATTCCTCACAAACGAGAGTTTATTATTTATGAAGCCTCTTTTTCTGACATTTTAGGCATTTTATTTTTCAATTACCTCATTGCCGAACAAGGTATTTCGATAGAATCGGCAGTGGTTTATGGCTTCAATATTATTTGGTCGTTGTTGTTGTCGGTGGGGGTAGCATTGGGGCTAATATATTTGTTATCCCGAATCACGCTACATTTAAAGTATTTCTTGTTATTTGCGGTTTTATTAATTTTGTACGCAGCAGGCAAGATTTTACATTTGCCTTCGTTACTGATTATCTTATTTTTTGGTCTATTAATCAACAATCGTAGATTAATTAGACCCAAGGTAATTGTTGAAGGCATACAAAATACTGTATTTACAGAAGTAGAAAACAACCTAAAGTCTATTACAGCCGAAACAGCATTTTTGATTAGAACCTTCTTTTTTATTCTTTTTGGCTATTCTATGAATATCAACATTTTTAGTCAAGAAGAAGTTTGGATAACGGGGTCGTTGGTGGTATTGGCCTTGTTGGCAATACGGTTTATCTATCTTCGGTTTGTACAATCACAAAAAAACACAATGCCCGAACTATTATTAATGCCTCGGGGCTTAATTACCATTTTGTTGTTTTATGGAATCCCAACACAATTCAAACTCAACACCTTTAACGATGGCATTTTGTTTTTTGTCATCCTGATTACTAGTATTTTAATGATGTTGGGTATTATGACGGCCGAGAAGAAAAACAGTATTCAGTCGCTAAGTAATGATACTATTGGCGAAATAGTGTAG